CATTATGGATCAAAAACGTTTGTTTATTCCGAATACTACTGTTTCGGTGGAAGTGAAAGTAATAGATGTGAACGATCCTGAAAATTTCTTTTCCTCCACAGAGGTTTTTACAGCTTTTGTAGAAAATTCGGTGCAAATTTCTGACATTCAATTTGTAGAATCATATAAAGAAACTTCAAAGGAAAATACTTTCACAAAAAATGGATTGGAATTACAACCACATCCTATAAATTTTTTCTCCTCTGAAAAAAAATCCATCATTTTTTATGGCGAGATATATAATTCAGATAAATATCTCACCGATGATCAATTTATGGTGACATATTCCATCAAAAATTCTGCTACCGACGAATTCAATCAGGAATTTTTTCAATACAGTAAATTAGATGTGCAACCTGTTGTTTCTTTCATAAAAGAAATTGATATTACTGATCTTCCCGGTGGAAATTATAATTTATTAGTGGAAGTTAAAAACAAAAGAAACGAATTGGTTACACAAAAAAAGGTATTTATTCAGCGTGCAAATTTCAATTCGATAAATGCCTGGGAAAATATTAAAATGATAAATACCAGCGGAACTTTTGCCGATGTGTATACAGAAGAACAATTGGATTATTTTCTGGATGTTATTAAACCCTTAGCAAGTTCATCTGATCTTAATCTTATCGAATCAGTAAGTCCAAGGGTTGATCCCGAATTAAAAAAGAAGGTTTTATACAATTTTTGGGTGGAAAGAAATCCGGAAGATCCCTATAAAGCATGGCTTAAATATCTCGATCTTGTAAAATCAGCAAATCAGAGTTTCGGAACTCCTTCGCGTCCGGGTTATAAAACGGACAGAGGTCGCGTTTATTTGCAATATGGCGCTCCATATGATGTTGTTACCGCTGTAAATGAACCGGGAGCATATCCATATGAGATATGGTTTTACACTACCTTACCCGACAAACAAACCAATATCGGATTTGCGTTTTATGAGCCTACCATGGTATCAAACGACTATATACTCATGCATTCTAATGCCCGCGGTGAATTACATGATGCGCGATGGAAGGTAAAACTGTATGAAAATGTGGCTTCACCTGCGGAGGTGCTGAATTTCGATAATGAGAGTGTGGAGGATAAGGTAGGTGGTTACAGGGCAGTTGATATGTATGAATTTTAACATATCTTTACCTGTGCATGCTTCAGGAAGATATTCTTTACAAACCCGTTGTTGCCTTAGTGATCCTTTCCTGGAATGGTCAGAAATTTCTTGAACAATTTTTACCGTCAGTTGTCCGATTAAAATATCAACCCCTGGATATTTATGTTGCAGATAATGCATCTACTGATAATTCCATCGAATTTCTTCAAAAAAATTATCCTGCAATTAAAATTATATCCATCAAAACAAATGAAGGTTTTGCCAAAGGATATAATATTGCTTTAAAGGAAGTTGTGGCAGATTATTATTTTCTGGTAAATCAGGATGTGGAACTAACGGAAAATTGCCTCGAACCACTTATTGAATTGATGGAAAGTGATGTAAATATCGCTGCCTGTCAACCAAAAATTTTAGCATATCACGACAAACATTTATTTGAACATGCCGGTGCTGCCGGTGGTTATATCGATAAATTAGGATATGTTTTTTGCAGAGGAAGAATTTTCGAATCACTGGAAAATGATACTCTTCAATATCAAAGTTCCGATGAAATATTTTGGGCGAGCGGAGCTGCATTTTTTGTCCGCACAGATCTTTTCAAACGATTTAAATGTTTTGATTCCGATTTTTTTGCGCATATGGAGGAAGTGGATCTCTGTTGGCGATTTAAAAGAGCAGGGTATAAGATCATGTATGTTCCCGAATCAACAGTATATCACGTAGGCGGTGGAAGTTTGCCAAAGGACAGTCCGCATAAGATTTATCTCAACTTCCGCAATAATTTATTCATGCAATTCAAAAATTACGAATCGCATGAATTAATATGGAAAATACCTGTGCGTATATTATTGGATAATGTTGCCTTTATCAAAGCATTATTACAACGAAAATGGCCCGAAGCCTTTGCAATTTTCAGAGCGGACTGGCACTTTTTTTTATCTCTCCCTCTCCAATTTAAAAAACGTTACGACAACTGGCGCTTATACCACAAAGTCCGAATTAATTCCTCCCGCGTACGACAAAAAGGCTATTACTCCGGCAGCGTCGTTTGGCAACATTTTATTAGAAAAAAGAAAAAGTTTACAGACCTATAAGCTCATGACTCTTGATTAGTTGGTGAGTGGTGAATAGAGAGTGGTGAGATAGCTCCGAGTTAAATTGAAACTCACGATTCACCATTGACGATTCACGAAAGGAGTAACACTCCTGTACGCCGAGGTTGGTGTTCGTACGCCGTGGTTGGTGTTTTTCACCAACCACTGGAGGGAGAGGAAAAATTTTTATGGTTTCGAAAAACCTAAGCAAGTTTTCATAAAATGAGTAATGAGTTATGAGTAATGAGAATGGAATAAGGTAGCCGGATGTTTACCTCCTGACTAATGACTCTTGACTAATGACTTCTAACCCTCCTCAAAAAAATGGATGTAACACCTTAATTCAGCGGTCTAAAAAATATTTGATCGCCAACCCATACCCCTCTAAACCTAACCCCACTATTAATCCCTTACATTTTCCCGTCAACACATCATTATGCCGAAATTCCTCCCGTGCAAAAGTATTAGAAATATGCACTTCCACAACCGGAGTTTTTATGGCAGAAATTGCATCGGCAATAGCAATAGAAGTATGTGAATATGCACCGGCATTAATTATAATTCCATCATAACTAAAACCCACCTCATGCAATTTATCTACAATTCCCCCTTCCCAATTACTTTGAAAATAGGATAATTCCACATTCGGAAATTTTTGTTTCAAAGTGATCATATAATCCTCAAATGTAGTGCTACCGTATATTTCAGGCTCTCTTTTTCCCAAAAGATTGAGGTTAGGTCCATTTATGATGCAGATTTTCATAAGTGGACAAATTTACGATTATTCACAAAACGAAATAGTATAAGGCAGCGCAACGTTCTTTTTAATGGCATTAACTTTTCACCGTGAATTGGGAGTCAGCAATAAAGGAATTCAAAACATATCTGCAATTGGAAAGGTCCTTATCACCGAATTCTGTGGAGGCTTATTTGCGTGATATCAATAAACTGGTGCAATTTCTTTCCACCCAAAATAATACTACAGCTCCCGAATTAATTGAACGAAAACATCTGGAGGGATTTCTGCTTTTTTTATATGTAATGGGTTTGAACGACAAATCGCAGGCACGAATTGTTTCCGGAATTCGTGCATTTTTTAAATTTTTGTTGATGGAAGATCATATCAATAATGATCCTTCACAATTGTTGGAATTGCCAAAATTAAAAAGAAAATTACCCGACACTTTGAGTTATGAGGATATAACCGCAATAATTAATGCAATAGATCTCAGCAAACCCGAAGGACAGCGCAACAAGGCGATCTATGAAACATTATACAGTTGTGGTTTGCGTGTTACCGAATTAGTGGAATTAAAAGTCTCCGATATTTTTACCGAAGGCGGTTATATTAAAGTGCGTGGTAAAGGCGATAAGGAGCGATTGGTTCCCATTGGCGACAGCGCACTAAAATATATTGAGATCTATAAAACAACCGTAAGAAATCACATAAATGTCCAAAAAGGTTTTGAGGACCATGTTTTTCTGAATAACAGAGGAAAAAAACTTACGAGGGTATATATTTTCCTGTTATTGCGCATTCTTGCAGAAAAAGCCGGCATTAAAAAATCCATCTCCCCCCACACTTTCCGCCACAGTTTCGCCACCCATCTCATAGAAGGCGGCGCCGATCTCCGCGCCGTCCAGGTAATGCTCGGCCACGAATCTATCACCACTACGGAGATATATACGCATCTTGACCGGGAGTTCCTACGGGCAACGCTTATACAGTTTCATCCAAGGTTTAAGTAGAATTGATAATTGACAATTGATAATTGACAATGGGAGTCAACTGGGGGAGAGTCCTTCGCTTGCTAATATTGTTTGTAGGAAGATCAAAAAGAATAATGGGAGTAAACCTTGTGTTTATCATCCGATTCAGATCATTGCTTCTTTAGGACCATAAAACTTAGGGTTGTAAATATTTTTATAATTATCAATTGTCAATTGTCAATTCTCAATTACCTTTGCGTTCTGCCCGGGTGGTGAAATTGGTAGACATACCAGCTTGAGGGGCTGGCGCCCGCAAGGGTGTGCAAGTTCGAATCTTGTCCCGGGCACTGATCCTACACTATCGATGTGAAATTTTGAGTGGAGACACTTGGGGTTTCACATTTTTTTTGAATTGAGAAATTCGTGAAATTTAGTTATTTGATTTTGAAGTGAGTTCGGTTTTGATATCGCATATCCGAAAATAGTTTGGATTTAATCCGTCGCAGCGAATGGGATTATTATATTAATACAATAAATTACCAATGAATTTAACCCCGGGTAGGGGTGACATTATTATAGTAATACAATAATTTATGAATGAATTTAATCCGCCGCGGCGGATGGCATTATAATACATATTACAAATAGCATAGGGTACCAAATAATAAATCAAACCAGGCTTAAATTTTAACTAATTCATGTTCCTTGGCGTTATGTAGGATGGGATATAATGTCATCCGCCGCGGCGGATTTTGATAATTTTTTAAATCCGTTATGCTATAATAATGCCATCCCTTCCCGGGGTTTTGGTAATTTTTTATTTACCTATTACTAATTTTATGAAAAATATTTGGATATTTATGTAGGGTGATTTTAAAGAAATATGCAGGTTTATACAAATAATATTATAGTTAAACACCAGAATAAAATTATTAGAACCTTTGTATAATATCTATAACGGATAATTTTAAAGATTATGAGGTCTATTTATATACTATTTGTTTTCTCCATTTATTTTATACAAAAAGGAATGGCCAATACTGAAATCCCAGTGGATTCATGTAAATCAATAAATTATACTGATAATGGTGGGGCCTTTTTTATGGTTATTGATATATCTGGTCTGAATGATAGTTGTGAAATTCTTCTTCCAACTAATCTTAAGAATAGTAAATTAATTGTTACTTCTAAAAAGGAAATAACCTCACACCAGTTTAATAAATTTTCAGAATTAATCACACCATATCTGCCGGCGATTAATTCACTAGAA
The genomic region above belongs to Bacteroidota bacterium and contains:
- a CDS encoding GWxTD domain-containing protein, translating into MKKIFVLTAAIFLSATASFSQTLAENTTVRSCMFMLPGEGAYMETYLIAGANAIEYLPEKPRGFKGAVEVQILIVEGDKVVNFDKYQLNTPIVYDTNAINFSIMDQKRLFIPNTTVSVEVKVIDVNDPENFFSSTEVFTAFVENSVQISDIQFVESYKETSKENTFTKNGLELQPHPINFFSSEKKSIIFYGEIYNSDKYLTDDQFMVTYSIKNSATDEFNQEFFQYSKLDVQPVVSFIKEIDITDLPGGNYNLLVEVKNKRNELVTQKKVFIQRANFNSINAWENIKMINTSGTFADVYTEEQLDYFLDVIKPLASSSDLNLIESVSPRVDPELKKKVLYNFWVERNPEDPYKAWLKYLDLVKSANQSFGTPSRPGYKTDRGRVYLQYGAPYDVVTAVNEPGAYPYEIWFYTTLPDKQTNIGFAFYEPTMVSNDYILMHSNARGELHDARWKVKLYENVASPAEVLNFDNESVEDKVGGYRAVDMYEF
- a CDS encoding glycosyltransferase family 2 protein, coding for MLYKPVVALVILSWNGQKFLEQFLPSVVRLKYQPLDIYVADNASTDNSIEFLQKNYPAIKIISIKTNEGFAKGYNIALKEVVADYYFLVNQDVELTENCLEPLIELMESDVNIAACQPKILAYHDKHLFEHAGAAGGYIDKLGYVFCRGRIFESLENDTLQYQSSDEIFWASGAAFFVRTDLFKRFKCFDSDFFAHMEEVDLCWRFKRAGYKIMYVPESTVYHVGGGSLPKDSPHKIYLNFRNNLFMQFKNYESHELIWKIPVRILLDNVAFIKALLQRKWPEAFAIFRADWHFFLSLPLQFKKRYDNWRLYHKVRINSSRVRQKGYYSGSVVWQHFIRKKKKFTDL
- the aroQ gene encoding type II 3-dehydroquinate dehydratase; the protein is MKICIINGPNLNLLGKREPEIYGSTTFEDYMITLKQKFPNVELSYFQSNWEGGIVDKLHEVGFSYDGIIINAGAYSHTSIAIADAISAIKTPVVEVHISNTFAREEFRHNDVLTGKCKGLIVGLGLEGYGLAIKYFLDR
- the xerD gene encoding site-specific tyrosine recombinase XerD; this translates as MNWESAIKEFKTYLQLERSLSPNSVEAYLRDINKLVQFLSTQNNTTAPELIERKHLEGFLLFLYVMGLNDKSQARIVSGIRAFFKFLLMEDHINNDPSQLLELPKLKRKLPDTLSYEDITAIINAIDLSKPEGQRNKAIYETLYSCGLRVTELVELKVSDIFTEGGYIKVRGKGDKERLVPIGDSALKYIEIYKTTVRNHINVQKGFEDHVFLNNRGKKLTRVYIFLLLRILAEKAGIKKSISPHTFRHSFATHLIEGGADLRAVQVMLGHESITTTEIYTHLDREFLRATLIQFHPRFK